The Hornefia porci genome contains the following window.
TCTCGGAGCTGCTGGATCTCCTTGATATCGCGACGCCGAAGGGCTGTGCGGTACGCACGGAGGAGGAGGCCTTCGAGGCGGTGGAGAGACTGGGATACCCGTTGGTCGTCCGGCCGTCCTTTGTCATCGGCGGCAGAGCCATGCAGGTGGTGTACAGCGACGCGGAGCTGAAAAAATATCTGAAGGAAGCAGTCCGGATGTCTCACGAGCACCCTGTCCTGATCGACAAGTACGTGGAGGGCCGTGAAATGGACGTGGACGCCGTCGCTGACGGTGAGGACGTGCTGATTCCGGGGATTATGGAGCATTTCGAGCGGACCGGCGTTCATTCCGGCGACAGCTGCACATCCTATCCGCCGTATGATCTCCCGCGGGAGGTAATCGCGGAGCTTGTGGAGAGTACAAAGAAAATCGCGAAGGCGCTGCACATTGTGGGACTGGTGAATATTCAGTACGCCTGGGACGGAGAACAGGTGTATGTGATTGAGGTGAATCCGAGAGCGTCACGGACGGTACCGATTCTCAGCAAGGTTACCGGAATCCCGATGGTCAAAATCGCGGTGGAGGTTATGACCGGATCCAGGCTCGCGGAGATGGAGTGGGGAACCGGACTGTATCCGGACGCGGATTACTATGCCGTCAAAATCCCGGTGTTCTCAGACGCCAAGCTGACCGATGTGGATGTCGCCGTGGGTCCGGAGATGAAATCCACAGGAGAGGTTCTGGGGATAGATCCCGACTTTTCCACGGCGGTGTACAAAGGCTTTCTGGGCGCCGGCGGCAGGATCCCCACGGCCGGATCAGCCTTTGTGAGCCTGAAGGATCACGACAAGACGGAGGAATCGGCAGAAATTATCCGGGAATATGAAAAGCTGGGTTTCCGGCTGCTTGCATCCCGCGGAACCGGCGAATATCTCCGGGAGCACGGACTGAAGGCGGAGCAGATCGATTACGGGGAGGTGATTCCCCGGATCGTGAACGGTGAGATTCAGATCGTAATCAATACACCGAAGGCCGTCAACCGGATCGGCGCGGACACATTCCCGATACGGCGCGCCGCTATCGAGAGGAATCTGCCGGTGATGACCTGCATGGACACGGCGGGGCTGTTCCTGCACGCCGTCCGGCTGCGGCAGGAAGGGAAGGAGCTCACGTACAGCGCTTTGTAACGGCGGGAGTCCGGCCTTTGCAGCAGCGAGAGCCTGACCTTTGCACCGACGGGAAACAATGCTTTCAGACGCCGGGAGAGCCTTGCGCCTGCGGCGCCGCCGTTATATAATGGAGACATGGACAGGAAATGTGAATTGCTGGTCCCTGCGGGAGGGACGGAACAGTTGATTGCGGCGGTAGAAAACGGCGCCGATGCAGTGTACATCGGCGGCCGCCTTTTTAATGCCCGGATGAATGCAGGAAATTTTGACGACGAAACACTGCGGCGGGCGGTGGATTTCGCGCATCAGCGGGGCGTCAGCGTGCATGTGACGATGAATACACTGCTGCGGGACGAAGAGATGGGAGATGCGCTGAAATATGCGGCCTTTCTGTACGAGACCGGCGTGGACGCCCTGATCGTTGCGGATCTCGGGCTCGGAAAGCGGATTTCGGAGCTGATGCCGGATTTTCCGCTGCATCTTTCCACGCAGGGGACGATTTACAGTCTTGACGGCGTGGAGGCGGCCGGCCGGCTGGGCTTCGAAAGGGTTGTGCTCGCACGGGAGCTGAGTCTGCATGAGATACGGACGATCTGTGAAAATACTGCGATGGAAATCGAGGTTTTCGTTCACGGAGCGCTGTGCATCTGTTATTCCGGGCAGTGTCAGCTGAGCCGTTATTTCGGCGGACGAAGCGGAAACAGGGGGCAGTGTGCTCAGCCGTGCAGACTCGGGTACCGCAGCCTGACGGATACGGGTGCAGAAGAACCCGCACCGGCTTATCCGCTGAGTCCCGGAGATCTCTGCCTGGTTGATCATCTGGGGGAACTGGTTTCCGCCGGCGTGACGTCTCTGAAGGTGGAGGGCCGAATGAAATCCGCCGACTATGTGGGCGTGGTGACATCTGTCTACCGGAAATATCTGGACCGGGTCTGCGCAGGGAAAAGCGGCAGAGTTGAGCCGGAGGATCGTGAGGCGCTTGCTCAGATTTTCAACCGGGGAGGGTTCACGGATGCGTATATCCGCGGCGAATCGGGTGCGGAGCTGATGTCCGGAGACCTTCCGAAGCACGGCGGAATCTATATAGGCAAGGTGCTCCGCCGGATCCCCAGAACGGATCTTCTGGAAACAAAGGAGGATCTGCCTGTTTCTCTGGGGGACGGAGTGGAGATCCGCGGCGCAGAGCTGTGCGGAAATGTCGTTACGTATTGCCGGAAAACAAAGGGAAAGCTTCACATCGGAGATATACGGGGCAGCGTGAAGCCCGGCGATCCGATCTACCGTATTTCTTCGGCGTCACAGCTTGCAGCGGTCCGGAAAACATATCAGCACACAGGACTTGACGGAGGAAAGGAACAAAGGAAAACCCGCGTGGATCTCCGCATCATCGGCAGAGGAACCCGCATCACGGCGATCGGCATCCATGAGTCCGGTAAAAGGGCGGAGGTG
Protein-coding sequences here:
- a CDS encoding peptidase U32 family protein; this translates as MDRKCELLVPAGGTEQLIAAVENGADAVYIGGRLFNARMNAGNFDDETLRRAVDFAHQRGVSVHVTMNTLLRDEEMGDALKYAAFLYETGVDALIVADLGLGKRISELMPDFPLHLSTQGTIYSLDGVEAAGRLGFERVVLARELSLHEIRTICENTAMEIEVFVHGALCICYSGQCQLSRYFGGRSGNRGQCAQPCRLGYRSLTDTGAEEPAPAYPLSPGDLCLVDHLGELVSAGVTSLKVEGRMKSADYVGVVTSVYRKYLDRVCAGKSGRVEPEDREALAQIFNRGGFTDAYIRGESGAELMSGDLPKHGGIYIGKVLRRIPRTDLLETKEDLPVSLGDGVEIRGAELCGNVVTYCRKTKGKLHIGDIRGSVKPGDPIYRISSASQLAAVRKTYQHTGLDGGKEQRKTRVDLRIIGRGTRITAIGIHESGKRAEVRSGAFEPAAEPLDPERLEAALRRSGNTPFYIGRIRFDGDFGMRMKASQMNELRRRLLKEVGDSLTVRRPKPEVVDFSFVQETQPRAMEYYFYTWDRYLQSRNGLPSHGLPVVCVVPLAEYFRRFREAGDGANIVPYVSNVTRGREESVLRENFAEICEICRETGVYVGNPGWIRPFRSAGVPVYGDYGLNVYNSQAQAALDMLGVRFSVQSLESDDRSNGAVPLMTLQHEPDGRYLVSERYGVLEKVDRPWSDQTLLVAKDADEPSEDRLPARDAGCEVFRYYWK